Proteins from a single region of Hydra vulgaris chromosome 12, alternate assembly HydraT2T_AEP:
- the LOC105846019 gene encoding receptor-type tyrosine-protein phosphatase epsilon isoform X2 has translation METVNTNIIIEVGFHASIFNISIDAVYDEDYSVKGESKQHYSKPISPPTPTYEVLKYFNNYTEVFECQFYSVSDINGPVSFYEIIIAYENISSLNMKTLILKDQSTADSINLSYFLAAKFPSNSFTSSSLKFYEGLETVNGLNARLSTLRKVFLYIRAVINMKDNCFSNLTYYGNPIMLTIDRKTLFLNGLKWNPNYGHFIELVKGPSNTKIYEVVVMKINMSTIIKNATSTYKDFKVYETAGYNEPYIAASFNASMYEKYKYFVLGSNEKFEGYQVSNDQNNTNHYLNGKLIAGQTYTLFQRNILDDGRIYTSPWLLEFIALSKFTASIGKSSTHSYLFGLIVIPVLICGFIAFLKMRNKFNKDNLLQSKVIHNQNNVDAMQYQELSLKYNNPYTALQTVQKWPPVSVNAFVAYYLNVKKNDYKDLMTQYESVSKNKIYPHTEATKNPHKNRYANIVPYDHSLVKLVPDFTNYENTYINANYVPSYSKKVTYIATQAPKNETIVDFWRMIFHEKPKAVIMLTNLVENDKIKSAQYWPESNEEYGGFNVCVTKTENFADYFIRYISINFKEVNHHFIHMQFTSWLDNGCPEYPTMLLNFCHRFRCLVPYSDKCLTVVHCSGGIGRTGVFILLDEMLQLVKSEQKVDIFNYFETIRQNRMQMVQSKEQYIFVYDAIYEAVTCGQTGISISNFSTTLNNLLMKDFSSGKKLIEDEFKILKSIYPVRESCSETAIKAENLGKNQYSQILPGDNLLVSNELYLNAVFVDSYKKKKAFIATQCPSQSTVTEFWYVLKKHNVSTIVYLTSRNEKKEPSYYKFYPSGCDLKLDGVSVKLLAEEKLECAVKRNLSVSVENETIMCMLEFNFWSDNCLPSFDLILQLITEVTKSQQYLGNDIVAVVCNNVFSRSGVFISCFNAIEQLQVEGLVDIFQVVLRTQLAHPQFVQTLSQYEFVYKLINNYLETFSYYLNLT, from the exons atgGAAACAGTTAATACAAACATTATCATTGAAGTTGGCTTTCATGCATCCATCTTTAACATATCTATAGATGCTGTGTATGATGAAGATTATTCTGTTAAAGGAGAAAGTAAACAGCATTATTCTAAACCAATTt caCCTCCAACACCAACTTATGAAgtgttaaaatactttaataactaCACGGAAGTATTTGAATGTCAGTTTTATAGTGTTTCTGATATCAATGGACCTGTCAG tttttatgagATAATTATTGCATATGAGAATATATCTTCACTGAATATGaaaacattgattttaaaagATCAATCCACTGCTGATTCAATAAATCTTTCCTATTTTTTGGCTGCAAAATTTCCTTCAAATAGCTTTACTTCCagctctttaaaattttatgaaggtTTAGAAACAGTGAATGGTTTGAATGCTAGGTTGTCTACACTTAGAAAAGTGTTTCTTTATATTCGTGCTGTTATTAACATGAAG GATAATTGTTTTAGCAACCTAACATATTATGGTAATCCCATAATGTTGACTATAG AtcgcaaaacattatttttaaatggtttaaaatggAATCCAAATTATGGACATTTTATTGAGTTAGTGAAAGGACCTTCAAATACAAA GATTTATGAAGTTGTTGTAATGAAAATTAACATGAGCACAATCATTAAAAATGCTACATCTACTTATAAAGACTTTAAAGTTTATGAAACTGCAGGTTATAATGAACCTTACATTGCTGCTTCATTTAATGCTTCTATGTATGAAaagtacaaatattttgttttag gCAGCAATGAGAAGTTTGAAGGTTATCAAGTTAGTAATGATCAAAACAATactaatcattatttaaatggTAAACTGATTGCTGGTCAAACATATACATTGTTTCAAAGAAATATTCTAGatgat GGTCGCATATACACAAGTCCATGGCTACTTGAGTTTATTg ctctaTCCAAGTTTACTGCTTCAATTGGAAAATCATCAACACACTCATATCTTTTTGGATTAATTGTGATACCTGTTTTAATTTgcggttttattgcatttttaaaaat GAGgaataagtttaataaagacAATTTACTTCAGTCTAAAGTAATCCATAATCAAAATAATGTAGATGCGATGCAATATCAGG AATTgtctttaaaatacaataatccCTACACTGCCTTACAAACTGTTCAGAAATGGCCACCAGTGtctgttaatgcttttgttgCTTATtacttaaatgtaaaaaaaaatgattacaaagaTCTTATGACACAATATGAAAgtgtttctaaaaacaaaatatatccaCATACTGAAGCTACAAAGAATCCGCATAAAAATAGATATGCAAACATTGTCCCATATGATCACTCACTAGTCAAATTAGTTCCAGATTTCACTAATTatgaaaatacttatataaatgcAAACTACGTACCCTCCTACTCCAAAAAAGTAACTTACATTGCAACCCAGGCTCCTAAGAATGAAACTATTGTTGACTTTTGGCGAATGATTTTTCATGAAAAGCCTAAAGCTGTTATTATGCTTACTAATCTGgttgaaaatgataaaataaaatctgcTCAATATTGGCCAGAAAGTAATGAAGAATATGGTGGCTTTAATGTTTGTGTtacaaaaacagaaaactttGCTGATTATTTTATCCgttatatttctataaatttcaaaGAAGTAAATCATCATTTTATTCATATGCAGTTTACATCTTGGCTTGATAATGGTTGTCCTGAATACCCAACAATGTTACTAAACTTTTGCCATCGATTTCGATGTTTAGTGCCATATTCAGATAAATGTCTAACTGTTGTGCACTGCAGTGGTGGAATTGGTCGCACAGGTGTTTTCATTTTACTTGATGAAATGTTACAGTTAGTTAAATCAGAAcaaaaagttgatatttttaactattttgaaaCTATTCGTCAAAACAGAATGCAAATGGTTCAATCAAAAGAGCAATACATATTTGTTTATGATGCAATTTATGAAGCAGTAACATGTGGTCAAACTGGTATTTCAATATCAAATTTCTCAACAACTCTTAACAATCTACTTATGAAAGATTTTTCCTCTGGAAAAAAACTGATTGAGgatgaatttaaaattcttaaaagcATTTATCCAGTTCGAGAAAGTTGCTCTGAGACAGCAATAAAAGCTGAAAATTTGGGGAAAAATCAATACTCTCAAATTTTGCCTG gagatAACTTATTGGTTTCAAATGAACTTTACCTTAATGCTGTTTTTGTtgacagttataaaaaaaaaaaagcttttatagCAACCCAGTGTCCATCTCAATCTACTGTCACAGAGTTTTGGTATGTTCTAAAGAAACATAATGTTTCAACTATTGTCTACCTTACCTCTAGAAACGAAAAAAAAGAACCatcatattataaattttatccaTCAGGTTGTGATTTGAAACTCGATGGTGTCTCTGTAAAATTATTAGCTGAAGAAAAATTAGAATGTGCAGTTAAAAGAAACTTGTCTGTGTCTGTTGAG AATGAAACTATCATGTGCATGCTGGAGTTTAACTTTTGGTCTGATAATTGTTTACCAAGTTTTGACCTAATTTTACAGTTGATTACTGAAGTAACAAAATCACAGCAATATTTAGGAAATGATATTGTTGCAGTTGTTTGcaa CAACGTATTTAGTCGCTCTGgtgtttttatttcatgttttaatGCAATTGAGCAGTTGCAAGTCGAAGGGCTGGTTGATATATTTCAAGTGGTGCTACGAACTCAATTAGCACATCCTCAATTTGTTCAAACTTTA tCTCAATACGAATTTGTTTACAAGTTGATAAACAATTATTTGGAAACATTTTCCTATTATTTGAATCTTACATGA